The Labrus bergylta chromosome 14, fLabBer1.1, whole genome shotgun sequence region GTCTTTATTAATTACAGATCATGAAGTTGTTGCTGATAGTCTTGATTCTGTGCAACAAAAGAGCTCGCTGTGCTCCGTCTATAATAGTTTATAGTCATTGCAAGCACGTGTTTAAAAGTCCGACCTTTAAACCGAGCCGCTCAGGATGAGGGCATGAAGTCCAAAGCGTTCATGCATCCTGgtattgtctgtgtttttttggccGGGCTCCAAACATCAGCTAAAATGATCAGGGCCAACTTAATTACTGAGAGGGTGAGGGTGTAAAAAACAGAGCCCTTGATAGATTTCGGAAGTATTTTGATGAAGCATGAACTCCGGGGTTCTGCTGAGCACCTTAATCAGCTATGAAAGCAAACACATCCATCAGACTGAATTAACTTAACACAGTTTGGCTCGCTTTGAAACAAAAGGCTGCCTGATTGTGTTGCAATGCTTCAGTTCCTCACAAACACTGTATGCATCATGGAGGAATTCTTTGCTGCAGCGGATGAGGAAACATTTGATCCTAAAACTTTTACAAATAGGTTCAAtcaaggaagattgttgcagagttaaaaaaaaaaacaattctgtaACAAATCTAGCGGCAATCACGAGTGTAGAAATATAAAGCATTTGCAGAaatgccaaaaactgcagttcctccggggtccacttgaggctaaCACCAAAACCAAGGAACCCCCATGTTTAAGCAAAGTTGGGTATTTgtgaagtggggttgtatgaggtactaATAGTGAGTATTAGCCACAGGAGATGTCGGTTGGCCCCTTTAACTTGAGACAGACAGGAGTGCTTTTACGGATGCTAGGCTATATGGCTATATAGACGTGGTCGTTTGCGCCGCGTAATTAGCCAATTTGAAGAGGCACCTAGCTAACAACAATGTTAGAGCTGAGAGTTATACATATTTAGGCATACTAAGGGTtgtggctgatttgactgactgGCCGTCATGTAATAGCTGTTATCACGAGGCTAGGCTTTACTTTAGCTAAACCCCGTTACTGACCAAAAACTGTCGGCTCTGTTCCTGTTGTTTTTATACTTTAGAATATGCCAGCTTGATAGTAGGCCAGCATGCTAAATGGGCCTGTTTCAGCTACCAAGATATTTATTTGCCCCTGactcaactccacctctttgcctgcttCTTGATTAGCCTGAAGTTAGCTGGAGTTAGCATTTGAAAAACGGTGACtgccattgttgggcttcagGGCGTTATGTTGTTTTATACAGTCCCAAGTTTAAAATCCAGAAATAAATTTAACATAAAGGAGAAATGTTTGCAATGGTAATGAGTTGATTTGGTATGACTGGCTTAAAAGAAGTGACACATGTTTGTACATAATCaaataatatcacaataatggCTCAGAAGCACCTCCACTCTTGGGCTAAGCCAGACCCTGAGtctcaacattttctttacttGGTTCTTAATCTGGGTAACATGGagtacacatacacagagagcTGACCAACTGTATGATTTATACCCACTGACTGCCCCCAGCTGTTACAACTGCCAGAGCCAAGACTAAGCATGCATAGCAGAATTGGCCCGTGAAACGAATTCAAGACAAATTCAAACACATTGAGAAatgacaaagacacagaaatggAAACATTCAAAGTAAGCTACAGCATGCTGGCTGAAATCTTTGTTTAAACCTGCATATGAAATGCTCATAAATACTGAGTCTGCATGGGAAAATGGCAACGTGAAAATGTTGATTACTAATTTATGTTGGCAGCAATAAAGTAGAacagccctttttttttaccctgttGACTGTAACCACCTCTTTGGACAACCAAGGGAGCGACTGCTCGAAACTGCCAGATCCAACAGTTTACACAAAGTTATGACAGCCTTTTTGTGAGAGTAATGAAGGCAGAGAAGGAGAGTGCGTCTGTTTCAAAATATTGTTTCATGCCCTCAGTGAGATTCAGACAGGGCTGTCTGGCCCAAAGTGTGAAAGAAACACAATGAGTCATTGTGGAAGGGGAGGGGACACAGCGAGCACACCAGGGAGTTCACAGAGGAGGGAAGCAATATCCTTCTGAAGCGCCCACTCAGTATACCAAATCTGCGCTTGCACACTGACTGAGTCATGAGAACCACAGTGATAATTTGACACCTGTTGATCAAACAGGCCTGAGGACAGACTGCACACAGCACCACTGAGCAAAAGGACTGCTCTCACAGACCCTGCTGACATAGGTTTGAGGAGgcgattttttttaataacacaaTCTCCAGACATGCAATTCCagatttttgatttgtttttggtgACACTAGAggggctaaaaaaaaacatcatgaggAAGGGAGGAATTGTGGGTCAAGTTGTTAGCCCTTTTATGACTCAGGATTTGGTCCCACCATTACTTCCTATGACATTCAAACCGAAAGGTAGATGTTACCGGGGCATACATATCCCATCTTGGACTGGTAATATGAAAaggaaaactaaaaacattttgctTAAAGGTGCTAAAAAGCTCCAAATAGCTGAGATAGGTAGAGGATCAGGTGAATATTCTGAGTGCTTGTAATTGTTCCGAAGACTTCACCTACTGACCCTAACCTAGTTATCAATTCATCAAATGTATCTACATTTGGTATTAATTTAGACATGCTGAACCAGACAACACTTTACAAAGTGTGCTGATGCCAGGAAAGTTCGGATGGATATTGCTTCATGAAACTGGACAGAAGGAGAGCACAGTTTTTGCCATTGCACATGAGACTGAAGCCATCAGTAGTTTTTACTAAAAACtacttttctacatttttagtgttttaagtttttggatAAAGTATAAAGCAGTTTCTGGCCTATTTTCTTGATGAGTGATGCGTGATTCCAAAGGGCTTGAGACAGGAACAGTGaacagaacctttttttttcattgaggAATGATATGAtatggtttgtgtgtgtgaacaaagagAGTATAGACTGAAGGGAGTCCAAACTTCTGCTTTTCATTCTCATGCCTCTGATAACATTTCATCTCCagcggggaaaaaaaagttgatccGGACTTCCAGTTTAATGTAATGGAAGCCATCGGGCGTCAAAAGTGTAAGACGGCCCTTCTGAGGCCGACTAGCAGACTTTAAATGAATAATCAAACCACCGTCATGTAGAAGTTTGAGATCTGGGCCACATCATAAGACGCCTGTCTCAACATCTATTCACACGTCActatatttctttctttgtgtgggACTCTGCATTTGAACATGAAAGTTACAGCCAACAACAAACAGGATAAACATTTACTGGAGTCAAACACTGAGAGACTTTTATGTGTAAAAACTGTGAGCAGAGATACAAAGTGCTACGAGTTACATCAACTATAaccacttcaaaataaaatcttttctcgtatgtttgatgtcattaggctacaataagaaaataagttCTGTGATTGCATTAAAAATAGCAGCTTTGCatctgtattgtgtttttttactttcacaaacacacacttttgaCACAGTTGTGTTTTAACTGGCAAAGCTAACCATAAGGCAATGTCTGTTGCTATgtcatgcaaaaacattcacagtCACATGTATTTACAGAGAAAACACgaaaaaaccaaaacacttcaaACAAGGTCTGTTGTCTTATCAATAAATAAGTTGATTATCATTGAAAATCCTTGAAATTTGcttttcttctaaactaaatgtGGCCCCTTTTCCAACATGTtccaaaaatacaatttattttcatctgcTCCTAAGCAaggaatttttaaaaaaatccccaaagTGCAACTTGTATGATAAaagaatgtacagtatactAACCATGTGGTTCTTGGGAATATTGAAATTCAGAGAGACAATTGAAGAAGAACCACTATGGTGGACACTGGTCTTCTATCTGCCTGGGATTTAGGAAAGTCACCATCTCACGAACGCCATCTTCACAAATCGTGGTTTGAGAGGCTTGACTCAGATTTCCACCCTCCTCTTTAAATTTTTTCCATGTCtctggaaaataaatgaaatgcattGTCACTATCACTGTGACTAAAACCAAAAAGgtgataaaatataaaataacttATTAAAATAAGTCAGGAGGACTCACAGGGAGGAATCATGAAACTAACCTTCATCAAGTGTTGTCAGTAATGTGTAATTCTCTGGATGATCCACGATATCTTTTCGCTGAACATCACCGATATCCATTAATTGTAAAACACCTGTGTTAAGAAAAAGATTTCAGAAGACAGTCATACATTTTTCAATATATTACAAATATTtgtcatttagaaaaacatACACCCTTTAGATGTCTCGtcattcaaacatgttttctttagcCCCTTTCACATATGCAATGCTCTCCTGTAATTTTCAAATTTCTGAAAGAAAACTGGTTGAGCTGacgtgtgaacgcagcaggttGAATTCACtgttagggctttcacacttgcagaaaactgctgaaaaactcctgatatttccaggaggagctgcatgtgtgaacatttttcacCCAGATTTTCTAACTAAAACACATCGTACTTTTTTCCCTATTCTTACACAGGATAAATTGTCAGCACTGTAATCCAATTCCAGACTTAGCTTGAGGCACTTTTGATCATTTTAGCATCTATTTTTTCAGGGAGAATTAGCTGATCTTATCCTTTTTTCTGTCAATGttaagagattttaaaaaaatatacaaaatagcACAAAAACAGAAGTATAGCTAAGACGTAATCTAGAACAAAAAACCTATACAACCAGAGCTTTCACACTGTATGAGAGCTGTTTGACCTTGTTTTCATTCTGCATCCCAAGCTAAGCTAGCAGCTGACTGTTACTCCAATTCAAACAGACAGAAGAGTTTCAGGCttattttaatttcacaaaatgttcaacttttacTTAAATAAAGTTCACACCACTGGCTACAGTACCTTCTACGGTGTTCCAGACTTGCACTTCAACCTCAGCAGTACTTTGTCGTTCGACAACAATGATCCTCACAGCGTTGGGTGAGTCAACTCTCAGAGACGATTCTACTTTATACACCAGGAGATTATTTTTATATCCAAGGTAACACTGGGTCTGGTTATTTTCAGTCTTActttctgaagaagaaaaacacagatacaTTTAGTGGATGATGTTTACAGCCAATCAACTTCATGTCATAATAAACAGTTCAGTATGTTATGAGCCATGTTTGACTACCTGGACACGTCTTGCAGCACTTCCCCGCTGGTTTCATAGGATGTTGGCATGGATACTGGCTGGGACACGTGATGCGTTTGCAGTCCTGGAGGCCATCAGTACAAGTGCACAGGATGCATTCCAGGACCTTCCCCAAAACTGGGTGCCATATGTCTCCATGAGAGTACGTCTTTCCGTTGTATAAACAAGCTGTGAGAAATGGAAAACATCTGAGCGATGTGCTACACATGGAACCGATCGTAAAGTTGTGAGGAACATGTCTATAAAAATGAAATACCTGTACGGGATCTTTCTGTTTTGACAAAGTCTCACCTTTTTGGTGTTTCCTCTGCAACAATATCTTCACTGTGGTCTCTGAAGCTCCTTTGAGGTTCAGTTTACTGAGGCTCAGGCCTCTGGGAGAAGCCCTGATCCATGGTGGCGTGGCACGGTCGGACCGCGCCCTGCTCTGCTCCCCAGAACACTGGTCCACTGAATGTctcttttgtaaaaaaatagaCACAATAACAAAAATTATCTTTTGAATATTGGCATTactttctttataaaaaaacatccaatttATTCCTGAATCATGAGAGGTTTAAGTCTCTCTGGATCTCTGAACTGCTTTTACCATTTTTCCacaattaaaaaagtaaaaaaaaatacaacttggTCTTCTTGTCGGGCACAGAAGTCCATGAATATTTAATGATGCATGTTTCAGATATGAAAATGTGATGTCAAAGAGCAACGTGCCCCTGCCCTCCTCAAGGAGATTAATTGATTTGCTTGTCCTCTTGCACGCAAAGGTCAGCACCAGCTACAAAGAAGATCTCCTGAAGCCCCTAATGACCTCAGTGTCACGTTCAAGGACTCTTCGACAGAGAAGAAACATGCAAGTGAAGAAATGTTCATATTCTATTATCAGCAAGAACGTACAACTCCTCTGTTCAGCTGCTGGTTTCCATCCTCAGTTGATGAGGATCCGCTGGTGCCAtgatctgcagagaaacaagtGTGAGGGCAGAGCAGTTATCAGGAAATATATAAAAGACTGAGTGATTGAAAAAAGTGGACCCGTGTCATGATGAGATTATAATAGTGTAATTTTTGCAAGGGTTTAGTGTGACTAAGTTCTGTATGGTATCAGTTTTCTGAGTGTATTTTTGAATCTATTTCACTTATAATACATATAATACAATAAGGTCAATGTGCCTTGTTATTACTATGCTCCTGTGTAAGATGTCTCCTAGTTtactgaaatagaaaaaagaaaggaataaAGCAATTCCGGGTTGGAAAGGGGTCATGCCAATTTAGCTGAGCTATACCTTTACACACCAAACAGCAGGTATCAGGAACTGTCACAGGGGAAGAGCAGCTGATTGGTTGGCATGTTTTCAGAGCACAGAAGATGTTTCCATTCTGAGAAGgaaaggcaagtttatttatatggcACACTTCAGCAAcacttcacacaagacatcaaaagcatcacgacagaaacagaaaaatgaaaatagaacatttaaaaaactactaaaacaggaagttaataGTCACAGAGAAGATTCAATATAACCatttattcaaattaaattaattgaaaagaaaaaaaaatgaagagtgatattttcttttaaaataaactttctaAGTCTTTGTTTGAGTTCACTAAAGTTtagtttaataaaataatagagACTGATTAAAACACTGCACTCTTCTCAGCAGTGTACTGGTATTCATTCTCTTATGAACTACATGTAATGTGAATTCACCTTGGCAACAGAAACACCTGTTAATGAACACTACTTAACAACTCGTAAAAAAGGAATTTCTCACATCTTGTTGTCTTTTAAAGGACAACTTCAGGGTGATCTCAGTATTGGCTTCACTTACGCTCCTCTCTCAAATCTGCCTTTGTTCCCTAAATTTCAGTCTTTCGAGCAGATCGTGATGATGCCCGGCCAGCACTCAAACCAATGCAAGATGTTTTCACCAGCTACAGCAATATTAGGCAATGGTGATGGGAATTGAAGAAGTGATGCTATGTTCACTGCATAGCATCAGCAGCTATAAGTTACTCagaagagatgttttttttaaaagtgagacgtaaaaaataaaaataattttgtaaAAGTGGCATTTACAGTATGAGATACTGTAATAtaacagctgttgttttttagtTATCTAAGTGTTCATAAAAGCTTATGTTCTTCATCaaatatttccctttttaaGCTGTTTGTACGCCTTCAAATTGATGTTAAGAGAAAAGCATAAATTCACAGATGAAGAAGGATTGTTAGGAATGTATTGATATTTATCGTAGAAATACTTTAATGCAAACATAGTCCCCAGTGGCAATGATTAATATTTTGTCATAGAAACATCTGAAAATTACCAAATTTCTGTTAGTCACAAAAGCAAAAAATCCTATATGGGGTTTCACTAAATGGTcacactgtcctgtctttaaatCATCAGCAAGATGGATATTTGCACTAAACATCATGCTGCACATTCCTGCACATTTGTACGGTTTTCCATGTATCTTATTGCATATAACGTGTATTATATATAAGTCCCCTGAGAATAGGAgcactgcagtttgttttttgcactaaaacacaaactgtgtaaACTTACTTTGAAGCTAACCTAAGTCTGATGCAGGATAAAATCACCTCTAACATCTTCCACGCTGTACATCATATTCTTTCTATGGATTAACACAACTGATGTAGTCAGTGAGATGCAACTTACAGAGCACGTGCACATGACACACTGATTGCTTTGCCTGGATGGAAAGAGGTCCAGCTTAGTGAAGGTCTCCCCCGGCTGATAAATGGTCCCGTTGTGCCTGCAGGATTTCACTGAGGCTCTGAGTCCTGCAGGGATCCTGGGCTCATCTGAGGAGGGACATCACACAGGACAGAAGTCACAACCGGAATAAATTTCTCTCAAAAAGTCCTGATTATAGGAGGAACTGTCTACCTGTGCACCTGGGACAACACTGCTGAGGATCAAGCACTGGATTTTCACACGGCAGAGCAGGACACCTGATGGTGTTACATTTCACATGGCCTGTCTAAGAGAAAGCAGAGTTTACAAGCATTGGCCACCTTCAACTCCCTACCTCTATTTCTGCAATGAGAGCTCAAATGTAAAAGGACTGAGTGTTGCATTCCTTCAGATGCAGTTTAGAAGTGATGTTTGATAAAAGTCACCTCTGTGCAGACGCAGCGCATGCAGAACATGAATCCAAAGGGCTCCAGATAGGGATGCCAGCTGTCTCCTGGGCTGTACGTCTTGTCTTTAAAAGTACAAACCGACCCGGAACCTGAGTGTCAGAGTAAAAAAAGATGTGCGACTAATGGACGCATGTGGCGCAGATAAAACAGACATGTAAACTATGTGAACAAAGGCTTTAAACGTGAGACTAAGTCACGGCGAAAGTGCAGAAATGTAGAGGAAAACATACGAAACTGCAATGCCACTGACAATACAGTCCATGTAAgcactgaaacaaacagataTCTTAATATTATACTGTATAGAGGCATCTGTGGCTGAATGTGATTAAAGTTCTCATTGCGCAACAAAGTTTGGTTTCATCCAAAAAGAGTGCGTAAATCTTTAAATATCCGCCAGCTAACACCGACTTCACTTTTCCTCTTTGAAGCactcttcatgtttttatgtttaataaGCATCAGCAGGGTGTGTGCTCTTACCTTTCCGGGGTTTCAGCTCTGCATCTGCACACCAAATGATGAGAAAGACCGCCAGCTAACACCGACTTCACTTTTCCTCTTTGAAGCactcttcatgttttttatgtttaataagCATCAGCAGGGTGGTGTGCTCTTACCTTTCCGGGGTTTTCAGCTCTGCATCTGCACACCAAAATGATTGAGAAAGAACAACAACCTGGGACTTCATGATTTACATGTGCGTGGACTGAGTCTGCTGCGCGCAATAAAGTTTGTGATTCTGCGAGACAGAAAACTGCAGGGACAGTGTGAAACAataataccaaaaaaaaaaggaaaatctgacatttttttctttggggGACCTTTGGACGCCTCCCGATGGACATAAAGGGTAGCGCAGGCTCACAACAACAGATACCGATGATAGAAGGAAAAATAACCCTGATAGATTAGATATG contains the following coding sequences:
- the chrdl2 gene encoding chordin-like protein 2, which encodes MFCMRCVCTETGHVKCNTIRCPALPCENPVLDPQQCCPRCTDEPRIPAGLRASVKSCRHNGTIYQPGETFTKLDLFPSRQSNQCVMCTCSNGNIFCALKTCQPISCSSPVTVPDTCCLVCKDHGTSGSSSTEDGNQQLNRGVRHSVDQCSGEQSRARSDRATPPWIRASPRGLSLSKLNLKGASETTVKILLQRKHQKACLYNGKTYSHGDIWHPVLGKVLECILCTCTDGLQDCKRITCPSQYPCQHPMKPAGKCCKTCPESKTENNQTQCYLGYKNNLLVYKVESSLRVDSPNAVRIIVVERQSTAEVEVQVWNTVEGVLQLMDIGDVQRKDIVDHPENYTLLTTLDEETWKKFKEEGGNLSQASQTTICEDGVREMVTFLNPRQIEDQCPP